The Populus trichocarpa isolate Nisqually-1 chromosome 2, P.trichocarpa_v4.1, whole genome shotgun sequence genome has a window encoding:
- the LOC7490610 gene encoding F-box protein SKIP23: MAVDWTQLPPELIEIISKKITIYSDYLHFQAVCHAWKSSIPKTPNHLPPQLPWLLLPQSQSNQSSYRAFFNLSTYKFHSLNLPEASHRKKHCGSSHGWLIILDDSPSILVINPLTRRKIHLPAISSFPNVVSFDYANVGREYLLVNPQGERNTASLRQMRDGFIKKVVMSSSPLEKKGDFFVAMAILCSTGDLAYCKNGDECWNIVENSRSFSEDVIYFNGLFYAVNKAGQIVVCDVNGNSPKVSFIETPRQIGGDMQYLVSSGDGLLLVTRYLDLDVEFDIFIYKTARFEVFKLDLNGPRWERVTSLGDMMLFIGENSSLALSASGLSGCMGDCIYYTDDYSANNYDGHIGEHDLGIFKLSDGSIEPLPCYPRNSYSRLQWPPPLWISPNPY; encoded by the coding sequence ATGGCCGTAGACTGGACTCAACTCCCACCTGAATTAATCGAAATAATCTcgaaaaaaatcacaatctaCTCCGATTATCTCCATTTCCAAGCAGTCTGCCACGCATGGAAATCTTCGATCCCCAAGACACCCAACCACCTCCCTCCACAACTCCCATGGCTCCTGCTTCCTCAATCCCAATCAAACCAATCTTCCTACCGTGCTTTCTTCAATCTCTCCACCTACAAATTCCACTCCCTTAACCTCCCAGAAGCCTCTCATCGTAAAAAACACTGTGGTTCTTCTCATGGCTGGCTCATAATCCTAGACGATTCTCCTTCAATTCTTGTCATAAATCCCTTAACACGAAGAAAAATTCATTTGCCTGCGATATCTAGTTTTCCTAATGTTGTTAGCTTCGATTACGCCAATGTGGGGCGAGAGTATTTGCTTGTTAATCCGCAGGGAGAGCGTAATACAGCTAGCTTGAGGCAAATGAGAGATGGGTTTATAAAGAAAGTTGTTATGTCTTCAAGCCCTTTGGAAAAGAAGGGAGATTTCTTCGTGGCGATGGCAATTCTTTGTTCAACAGGTGATTTGGCTTACTGTAAAAATGGAGATGAATGTTGGAATATAGTAGAGAATTCGCGTTCTTTTAGTGaagatgttatttattttaatggattATTTTATGCTGTCAATAAGGCTGGCCAAATTGTTGTATGTGATGTTAATGGCAATTCACCTAAGGTTTCGTTTATCGAAACCCCACGGCAAATTGGTGGTGATATGCAGTATTTGGTTAGTTCGGGAGATGGGTTGTTATTAGTTACAAGGTATTTGGATCTTGATGttgagtttgatatttttatctataaaacaGCGAGGTTTGAAGTTTTTAAGCTAGACTTGAATGGACCAAGGTGGGAGAGGGTGACAAGTTTGGGTGATATGATGTTGTTCATTGGAGAGAATTCTTCGCTGGCGTTATCTGCTTCGGGTTTGTCAGGATGTATGGGGGACTGTATATATTACACTGATGATTACTCTGCAAATAATTATGATGGTCATATTGGAGAACATGATTTGGGCATTTTCAAATTATCGGATGGAAGCATTGAACCATTGCCTTGTTATCCGCGGAATTCTTATTCGCGGTTGCAATGGCCTCCACCACTTTGGATTTCGCCCAATCCATACTAA